A section of the Tachysurus fulvidraco isolate hzauxx_2018 chromosome 7, HZAU_PFXX_2.0, whole genome shotgun sequence genome encodes:
- the supt16h gene encoding FACT complex subunit SPT16, whose amino-acid sequence MTVNLDKEAYYRRIKRLYGNWKKAEDEFGKVDAIVVSVGVDEEIVYAKSTALETWLFGYELTDTIMVFCETKIIFLASKKKLDFLKQVAVTKGNENANGIPPVTLLVREKNESNKANFEKMIEAIRGSKAGKTVGVFIKDKFPGEYMKSWNDMLTAEGLEKVDISAVVAYTMAVKEDGELTLMKKAASITSDVFTKFFKERVMEIVDADEKVKHSRLAESVEKAIEDRKFLGGVDPSTVEMCYPPIIQSGGNYSLKFSVVSDKNHMHFGAITCAMGIRYKSYCSNLVRTLMVDPPQEMQDNYNFLLQVEEELLKELKHGVKICDAYNAVMEYVKKEKPDVISKLTKNLGFVMGIEFREASLVLNTKNQYKLKKGMVLSVSLGFADLLNSEGKKEEQKKYALFVGDTVLINEEEPAVILTPVKKKIKNVGIFLKNDDEDDEEEEDNDAEELLGKGARAALLADRTRNEMTAEEKRRAHQRELANQMNEEAKRRLTEQKGEQQVQKARKSNVSYKNVSQMPREKDIRDMKLYIDKKYETVVMPVFGIATPFHIATIKNISMSVEGDYTYLRINFFVPGSSLGRHEGNIFPNPEATFVKEITYRASNLKSPGDTLVPSTNLQNAFRIIKEVQKRYKTREAEEKEKEGIVKQDSLVVNLNRSNPKLKDLYIRPNIAQKRMQGSLEAHTNGFRFTSVRGDKVDILYKNIKHAVFQPCDGEMIIVLHFHLKNAIMFGKKRHTDVQFYTEVGEITTDLGKHQHMHDRDDLYAEQMEREMRHKLKSAFKNFIEKVETLTKEELEFEVPFRDLGFQGAPYRSTCLLQPTSSALCNVTEWPPFVVTLDEVELVHFERVQFHLKNFDIVIVYKDYNKKVTMINAVPVNSLDPIKEWLNSCDIKYTEGVQSLNWTKIMKTIVDDPEGFFEQGGWSFLDPESEGSGGEDDSESEMEDETFNPSADEEEEEEEDSDEDYSSETEDSDYSASLGSEEESGKDWDELEEEARKADRESHYEDDDTSNRKRKGRSSAAPPSSKKKRRR is encoded by the exons ATGACTGTGAACCTGGACAAGGAGGCCTACTATCGCCGGATTAAACGACTGTACGGGAACTGGAAG AAAGCTGAAGATGAGTTTGGGAAGGTGGATGCCATCGTGGTGTCTGTAGGAGTGGATGAAGAGATTGTGTACGCCAAGTCCACTGCCCTGGAG ACATGGCTGTTTGGCTACGAGCTGACGGATACCATAATGGTGTTCTGCGAGACCAAGATTATTTTCTTAGCCAGCAAGAAGAAGCTGGATTTCCTCAAACAGGTCGCAGTCACGAAAGGAAACGAGAACGCCAACGGCATCCCGCCCGTCACGCTCTTGGTTCGAGAAAAG AACGAAAGTAACAAGGCAAACTTTGAGAAGATGATCGAAGCGATCCGAGGCAGTAAAGCGGGGAAAACAGTGGGTGTCTTCATAAAGGACAAGTTTCCCGGAGAGTACATGAAAAGCTGGAACGACATGCTCACAGCCGAGGGACTAGAGAAG GTGGACATCAGTGCAGTCGTGGCGTATACAATGGCAGTAAAGGAGGACGGAGAGCTGACGCTGATGAAGAAAGCAGCCTCGATCACCAGCGACGTCTTTACAAAGTTTTTTAAGGAAAGAGTTATGGAGATTGTGGATGCAGATGAG AAAGTGAAACACAGTCGGCTAGCAGAGTCAGTCGAGAAGGCAATCGAGGACCGGAAATTTTTGGGTGGTGTCGATCCATCTACCGTGGAGATGTGCTATCCTCCGATCATCCAGAGCGGTGGTAACTACAGCCTCAAATTCAGTGTGGTCAG TGACAAAAATCACATGCATTTTGGCGCAATAACATGTGCGATGGGTATCCGCTACAAGTCCTACTGCTCTAACCTCGTGCGTACGCTCATGGTGGATCCGCCGCAGGAAATGCAGGACAATTACAATTTCCTCCTACAAGTGGAAGAGGAGCTTCTTAAAGAGCTTAAGCATG GGGTTAAAATCTGCGATGCTTACAACGCTGTCATGGAGTATGTCAAGAAGGAGAAACCAGATGTTATCAGCAAGCTCACAAAAAACTTGGG GTTTGTTATGGGGATCGAATTTAGGGAAGCCTCCCTGGTTCTGAATACTAAAAACCAATACAAACTTAAGAAAG GCATGGTGTTGAGCGTGAGTCTGGGATTTGCTGACCTGTTGAACAGCgagggaaagaaagaggaaCAGAAGAAATACGCCCTGTTTGTTGGAGACACGGTTCTGATCAACGAG GAGGAACCAGCCGTCATTCTAACACCGGTGAAAAAGAAGATCAAGAACGTTGGAATTTTCCTCAAG aatgatgatgaggatgatgaagaagaagaagacaacgATGCTGAAGAACTGCTGGGTAAAGGAGCTCGTGCTGCTCTTCTGGCTGACCGGACCAGG AACGAGATGACCGCAGAAGAAAAGAGACGAGCACACCAAAGGGAATTGGCCAATCAGATGAACGAAGAGGCCAAGAGACGCCTAACAGAACAAAAGGGTGAACAGCAGGTCCAAAA GGCCAGAAAGTCTAATGTGTCCTACAAGAATGTTTCCCAGATGCCTCGTGAGAAGGACATTCGGGACATGAAGCTCTATATCGACAAGAAGTACGAGACGGTTGTCATGCCGGTGTTTGGCATAGCAACACCCTTTCACATCGCCACCATTAAG aacATCAGCATGTCAGTCGAGGGAGACTACACGTACCTGAGAATAAATTTCTTCGTACCTGGCAGCTCTCTGGGGAGGCACGAGGGCAACATCTTCCCCAACCCTGAGGCCACCTTTGTTAAAGAGAt TACGTACCGGGCCTCAAACCTGAAATCTCCTGGGGACACTTTGGTCCCTTCCACCAATCTGCAAAATGCCTTCCGTATAATCAAAGAGGTGCAGAAACGCTACAAGACGCGTGAGgcagaggagaaggagaaagaaggcATCGTCAAGCAGGATTCGCTAGTTGTCAACTTGAACCGCAGTAACCCTAAGCTCAAAGACCTTTACATCCGGCCCAATATTGCTCAGAAGAGGATGCAGGGCTCGTTGGAGGCACACACCAACG GTTTCCGTTTCACATCGGTACGCGGCGATAAAGTGGACATCCTGTACAAAAACATCAAGCATGCCGTGTTCCAGCCATGCGATGGAGAAATGATCATCGTATTGCATTTTCACCTCAAG AACGCCATCATGTTTGGGAAAAAGCGCCACACGGATGTACAGTTTTACACCGAGGTGGGAGAGATCACAACAGACCTGGGCAAACACCAACACATGCACGACCGAGACGACCTGTACGCCGAGCAGATGGAGCGCGAAATGAGACACAAACTCAAGTCGGCATTTAAGAACTTCATCGAGAAAGTCGAGACGCTTACCAAGGAGGAGCTTGAGTTCGAAGTGCCCTTCAGAGATCTTGG GTTTCAAGGCGCCCCGTACAGAAGCACTTGTCTTCTGCAACCTACGTCTAGTGCACTGTGCAATGTGactgagtgg CCTCCTTTCGTAGTGACGCTGGACGAAGTGGAACTTGTCCATTTTGAGCGTGTTCAGTTTCATCTAAAGAACTTTGACATCGTCATCGTCTACAAAGACTACAACAAGAAAGTAACGATGATCAACGCAGTGCCGGTCAACTCTCTCGACCCAATTAAAGAGTGGCTCAA CTCATGTGACATCAAGTACACTGAAGGAGTTCAGTCACTGAACTGGACCAAGATCATGAAGACCATCGTTGATGACCCTGAGGGCTTTTTTGAACAGGGTGGCTGGTCCTTCCTTGACCCTGAGAGTGAG GGAAGTGGTGGAGAGGACGACTCAGAGTCTGAGATGGAAGACGAGACATTCAACCCCTCAgctgatgaagaggaggaggaggaggaagacagcGATGAAGATTACTCTTCTGAGACGGAAGACTCTG ACTACAGTGCATCACTGGGAAGTGAAGAAGAAAGTGGCAAAGACTGGGATGAACTGGAGGAAGAGGCCAGAAAAG CTGACAGAGAAAGTCACTATGAGGACGACGATACTTCAAACAGAAAGAGGAAGGGCCGATCCTCAGCAGCACCTCCCAGCAGCAAGAAGAAGCGGCGGCGTTAG